The following are encoded together in the Geobacter sulfurreducens PCA genome:
- a CDS encoding TIGR04282 family arsenosugar biosynthesis glycosyltransferase: MIFAKRPMAGRVKTRLTPPLSPGDAAELYRRMLLDILAKCARMVGVDLLLFYEPGEGSGRFFEEAAPGWACRPQEGGDLGARLDSAFRLAFGEGYGEVAVIGTDSPDLPEEYVRLAFDLLDHRAVDAVYGPSEDGGYYLLALKQHRPELFRDIPWSTGEVLEHSLARAKAVGVRVELLPVWYDVDSIADLWRPGLAGAGTVAPLTAEFVSGLISAHPPDTPPPAGER; encoded by the coding sequence ATGATCTTCGCCAAAAGACCGATGGCCGGCCGGGTGAAGACACGGCTGACCCCCCCCCTCTCTCCCGGGGATGCCGCTGAGCTCTACCGGCGGATGCTGCTGGATATCCTTGCGAAGTGTGCCCGAATGGTCGGCGTGGATCTCCTGCTCTTCTACGAGCCCGGGGAAGGAAGCGGCCGTTTCTTTGAAGAGGCGGCTCCGGGGTGGGCATGTCGTCCCCAGGAGGGGGGTGATCTGGGGGCGCGGCTCGATTCGGCCTTTCGGCTTGCTTTCGGTGAAGGGTATGGTGAAGTTGCCGTGATCGGTACCGACTCCCCCGACCTGCCTGAAGAGTATGTGCGGCTGGCGTTCGATCTGTTGGACCACCGGGCGGTGGACGCGGTCTATGGTCCCTCTGAAGATGGCGGTTACTACCTCCTGGCTCTGAAGCAACACCGGCCGGAGCTTTTCCGCGATATCCCCTGGTCCACCGGGGAGGTCCTGGAGCACTCGCTGGCTCGAGCCAAGGCGGTAGGCGTGCGGGTCGAGCTCCTCCCTGTCTGGTATGATGTGGATAGCATCGCCGATCTGTGGCGTCCGGGGCTGGCCGGGGCCGGCACCGTGGCACCACTTACGGCGGAATTCGTTTCCGGCCTTATTTCAGCACATCCACCAGATACCCCACCCCCTGCAGGTGAGAGATAA
- the ilvA gene encoding threonine ammonia-lyase, producing the protein MLPYTLIQEADDRLRKRVRRTELIHSHHFSEKLGIPIYFKCENLQRTGAFKIRGALNFMTSQPREALAKGVITASAGNHAQGVAFSADLLGVPSTVFMPESTPPQKVFATRDYGAEVVLTGRNFDEAYAAAVQAQEERGALFVHPFDDPLVMAGQGTIGLEVLQELPDVANILVPIGGGGLIAGIATAIRETHPHVRIIGVETAAAPSAHYSLQKGKIVQVPVTVTLADGIAVKKPGVNTFPIIRDLVDEVVLVEEEEIALAIVALLERTKLLVEGAGAVPLAALLNRRVTDLSGKTVCVLSGGNIDVKTISVVVERGLVAAGRYLKLKVELDDLPGALARLATEIAEAKANISIITHDRRSKSLPIGKTEVLIELETRGFEHIQEVISHLQGVGYLVDVLK; encoded by the coding sequence ATGCTCCCCTACACACTGATTCAGGAAGCCGACGACCGACTCAGGAAGCGGGTTCGTCGCACCGAGCTCATCCACTCCCATCACTTCAGCGAGAAACTGGGAATCCCGATCTATTTCAAGTGCGAGAACCTCCAGCGCACCGGTGCGTTCAAGATCCGAGGCGCCCTGAACTTCATGACGTCGCAGCCGCGGGAGGCACTGGCAAAGGGTGTCATTACCGCTTCTGCCGGTAACCATGCCCAAGGAGTCGCGTTCTCGGCCGACCTGCTGGGAGTGCCGTCCACGGTGTTCATGCCGGAAAGCACGCCGCCGCAGAAGGTCTTTGCCACCCGTGACTACGGCGCCGAGGTGGTACTCACCGGCCGCAACTTCGACGAGGCATACGCTGCAGCGGTCCAGGCGCAGGAGGAACGGGGCGCCCTCTTCGTCCACCCCTTTGACGACCCGCTCGTGATGGCCGGGCAAGGCACCATCGGCCTGGAAGTTCTCCAGGAGCTTCCCGATGTAGCCAATATCCTCGTCCCCATCGGCGGCGGCGGTCTCATCGCGGGCATCGCCACGGCCATCAGAGAAACCCACCCCCACGTGCGGATCATCGGCGTTGAAACAGCGGCGGCCCCATCCGCCCACTATTCGCTGCAAAAGGGGAAGATCGTCCAGGTCCCCGTGACGGTCACCCTTGCCGACGGCATCGCGGTCAAGAAGCCAGGGGTGAACACCTTTCCCATCATCAGGGACTTGGTGGACGAGGTGGTCTTGGTGGAAGAAGAGGAGATCGCCCTTGCCATCGTGGCGCTGCTGGAGCGAACCAAGCTCTTGGTCGAGGGGGCCGGGGCCGTTCCGTTGGCCGCGCTTCTCAACCGGCGGGTGACTGATCTTTCGGGAAAAACGGTCTGCGTGCTGTCGGGCGGGAATATCGACGTGAAGACCATCTCAGTAGTGGTGGAACGGGGTCTGGTGGCTGCCGGGCGCTACCTGAAGCTGAAGGTGGAGCTGGACGATCTCCCCGGTGCCCTGGCGCGACTTGCGACGGAAATTGCCGAGGCTAAAGCCAACATCTCCATCATCACCCATGACCGGCGCTCGAAATCGCTCCCCATCGGCAAGACCGAGGTCCTCATCGAGCTGGAGACCCGGGGGTTCGAGCACATTCAGGAGGTTATCTCTCACCTGCAGGGGGTGGGGTATCTGGTGGATGTGCTGAAATAA